A single Suricata suricatta isolate VVHF042 chromosome 2, meerkat_22Aug2017_6uvM2_HiC, whole genome shotgun sequence DNA region contains:
- the HNRNPH3 gene encoding heterogeneous nuclear ribonucleoprotein H3 isoform X2: MDWVMKHNGPNDASDGTVRLRGLPFGCSKEEIVQFFQGLEIVPNGITLTMDYQGRSTGEAFVQFASKEIAENALGKHKERIGHRYIEIFRSSRSEIKGFYDPPRRLLGQRPGPYDRPIGGRGGYYGAGRGSYGGFDDYGGYNNYGYGNDGFDDRMRDGRGMGGHGYGGAGDASSGFHGGHFVHMRGLPFRATENDIANFFSPLNPIRVHIDIGADGRATGEADVEFVTHEDAVAAMSKDKNNMQHRYIELFLNSTPGGGSGMGGSGMGGYGRDGMDNQGGYGSVGRMGMGNNYSGGYGTPDGLGGYGRGGGGSGGYYGQGGMSGGGWRGMY; the protein is encoded by the exons ATGGATTGGGTTATGAAACATAATGGTCCAAATGACGCTAGTGATGGGACAGTGCGACTTCGTGGACTGCCATTTGGTTGCAGCAAAGAGGAAATAGTTCAGTTCTTCCAAG GGTTGGAAATCGTGCCAAATGGGATAACATTGACGATGGACTACCAGGGGAGAAGCACAGGGGAGGCCTTCGTGCAGTTTGCTTCAAAGGAGATAGCAGAAAATGCTCTGGGGAAACACAAGGAAAGAATAGGGCACAG gtataTTGAGATCTTCAGAAGTAGCAGGAGTGAAATCAAAGGATTTTATGATCCACCAAGAAGATTGCTGGGCCAGCGACCGGGACCATATGATAGACCGATAGGAGGAAGAGGGGGTTATTATGGAGCTGGGCGTGGAA GTTATGGAGGTTTTGATGACTATGGTGGCTATAATAATTATGGCTACGGAAATGATGGCTTTGATGACAGAATGAGAGATGGAagag GTATGGGAGGACATGGCTATGGTGGAGCTGGTGACGCAAGTTCAGGATTTCACGGTGGTCATTTTGTACATATGAGAGGATTACCTTTCCGTGCAACTGAAAATGACATTGCTAAT TTCTTCTCACCACTAAATCCAATACGAGTGCATATTGACATTGGAGCTGATGGCAGAGCAACAGGAGAAGCAGATGTAGAATTTGTGACACATGAAGATGCTGTAGCTGCCATGTCTAAAGATAAGAACAACATGC aacatCGGTACATTGAACTCTTcttgaattctactcctggagGCGGCTCTGGAATGGGAGGATCTGGGATGGGAGGCTATGGCAGAGATGGAATGG ataaTCAGGGAGGTTATGGATCTGTTGGAAGAATGGGAATGGGTAATAATTACAGTGGAGGATATGGTACTCCTGATGGCTTGGGTGGTTATG GCCGAGGCGGTGGAGGCAGTGGAGGTTACTATGGGCAAGGTGGCATGAGTGGAGGTGGATGGCGTGGGATGTATTAA
- the HNRNPH3 gene encoding heterogeneous nuclear ribonucleoprotein H3 isoform X1 — protein MDWVMKHNGPNDASDGTVRLRGLPFGCSKEEIVQFFQGLEIVPNGITLTMDYQGRSTGEAFVQFASKEIAENALGKHKERIGHRYIEIFRSSRSEIKGFYDPPRRLLGQRPGPYDRPIGGRGGYYGAGRGSMYDRMRRGGDGYDGGYGGFDDYGGYNNYGYGNDGFDDRMRDGRGMGGHGYGGAGDASSGFHGGHFVHMRGLPFRATENDIANFFSPLNPIRVHIDIGADGRATGEADVEFVTHEDAVAAMSKDKNNMQHRYIELFLNSTPGGGSGMGGSGMGGYGRDGMDNQGGYGSVGRMGMGNNYSGGYGTPDGLGGYGRGGGGSGGYYGQGGMSGGGWRGMY, from the exons ATGGATTGGGTTATGAAACATAATGGTCCAAATGACGCTAGTGATGGGACAGTGCGACTTCGTGGACTGCCATTTGGTTGCAGCAAAGAGGAAATAGTTCAGTTCTTCCAAG GGTTGGAAATCGTGCCAAATGGGATAACATTGACGATGGACTACCAGGGGAGAAGCACAGGGGAGGCCTTCGTGCAGTTTGCTTCAAAGGAGATAGCAGAAAATGCTCTGGGGAAACACAAGGAAAGAATAGGGCACAG gtataTTGAGATCTTCAGAAGTAGCAGGAGTGAAATCAAAGGATTTTATGATCCACCAAGAAGATTGCTGGGCCAGCGACCGGGACCATATGATAGACCGATAGGAGGAAGAGGGGGTTATTATGGAGCTGGGCGTGGAAGTATGTATGACAGAATGCGACGAGGAGGTGATGGATATGATGGTG GTTATGGAGGTTTTGATGACTATGGTGGCTATAATAATTATGGCTACGGAAATGATGGCTTTGATGACAGAATGAGAGATGGAagag GTATGGGAGGACATGGCTATGGTGGAGCTGGTGACGCAAGTTCAGGATTTCACGGTGGTCATTTTGTACATATGAGAGGATTACCTTTCCGTGCAACTGAAAATGACATTGCTAAT TTCTTCTCACCACTAAATCCAATACGAGTGCATATTGACATTGGAGCTGATGGCAGAGCAACAGGAGAAGCAGATGTAGAATTTGTGACACATGAAGATGCTGTAGCTGCCATGTCTAAAGATAAGAACAACATGC aacatCGGTACATTGAACTCTTcttgaattctactcctggagGCGGCTCTGGAATGGGAGGATCTGGGATGGGAGGCTATGGCAGAGATGGAATGG ataaTCAGGGAGGTTATGGATCTGTTGGAAGAATGGGAATGGGTAATAATTACAGTGGAGGATATGGTACTCCTGATGGCTTGGGTGGTTATG GCCGAGGCGGTGGAGGCAGTGGAGGTTACTATGGGCAAGGTGGCATGAGTGGAGGTGGATGGCGTGGGATGTATTAA
- the HNRNPH3 gene encoding heterogeneous nuclear ribonucleoprotein H3 isoform X3: MYDRMRRGGDGYDGGYGGFDDYGGYNNYGYGNDGFDDRMRDGRGMGGHGYGGAGDASSGFHGGHFVHMRGLPFRATENDIANFFSPLNPIRVHIDIGADGRATGEADVEFVTHEDAVAAMSKDKNNMQHRYIELFLNSTPGGGSGMGGSGMGGYGRDGMDNQGGYGSVGRMGMGNNYSGGYGTPDGLGGYGRGGGGSGGYYGQGGMSGGGWRGMY; this comes from the exons ATGTATGACAGAATGCGACGAGGAGGTGATGGATATGATGGTG GTTATGGAGGTTTTGATGACTATGGTGGCTATAATAATTATGGCTACGGAAATGATGGCTTTGATGACAGAATGAGAGATGGAagag GTATGGGAGGACATGGCTATGGTGGAGCTGGTGACGCAAGTTCAGGATTTCACGGTGGTCATTTTGTACATATGAGAGGATTACCTTTCCGTGCAACTGAAAATGACATTGCTAAT TTCTTCTCACCACTAAATCCAATACGAGTGCATATTGACATTGGAGCTGATGGCAGAGCAACAGGAGAAGCAGATGTAGAATTTGTGACACATGAAGATGCTGTAGCTGCCATGTCTAAAGATAAGAACAACATGC aacatCGGTACATTGAACTCTTcttgaattctactcctggagGCGGCTCTGGAATGGGAGGATCTGGGATGGGAGGCTATGGCAGAGATGGAATGG ataaTCAGGGAGGTTATGGATCTGTTGGAAGAATGGGAATGGGTAATAATTACAGTGGAGGATATGGTACTCCTGATGGCTTGGGTGGTTATG GCCGAGGCGGTGGAGGCAGTGGAGGTTACTATGGGCAAGGTGGCATGAGTGGAGGTGGATGGCGTGGGATGTATTAA